One Catalinimonas alkaloidigena DNA window includes the following coding sequences:
- a CDS encoding TerB family tellurite resistance protein, giving the protein MGEISHDKANRNGFIMIDTHKKTLLSGYSEREKSAYLGAIATIAMADSRVTPEEIQFLHTLSDAANLPSTEADRVVAVAQSPNSLNLKQCLDVLKASELKYAFLTDVIAFAKADGQFTKEEDESIRQMASYLALTEAQYRALVEYADQPAAATASPEANSLAASGFGDRFEQLGIPKSAMKALLLVAAPMVLREIFKDKKQPIATQSHGTAPAAEPTSTGGGLLDQLLGGFGGGRSTHNTAGGLGSMASVLSGNRGYRSTRGLLESVIGAVAAGPYQHDDRRR; this is encoded by the coding sequence TTGGGCGAAATTTCGCATGATAAAGCAAACAGAAATGGATTTATCATGATAGATACACATAAAAAGACTCTTTTATCAGGTTACTCCGAGCGCGAAAAATCGGCCTACTTGGGCGCTATTGCGACTATTGCAATGGCCGACAGCCGGGTGACGCCCGAGGAAATACAGTTTTTGCACACCTTAAGCGACGCAGCTAATTTGCCGTCGACCGAGGCCGACCGGGTGGTGGCAGTTGCACAAAGCCCCAACTCCCTCAATCTGAAGCAGTGTCTCGACGTGCTGAAAGCGAGCGAGTTGAAATATGCATTCCTGACTGACGTCATTGCCTTCGCTAAAGCCGATGGACAGTTTACGAAAGAAGAAGACGAAAGCATTCGGCAGATGGCGAGTTATCTAGCGTTGACCGAAGCTCAGTACCGGGCCTTGGTGGAATATGCAGATCAGCCAGCCGCAGCAACCGCTTCGCCTGAAGCCAATTCGCTGGCAGCCAGCGGCTTCGGTGATCGTTTCGAACAGCTGGGCATTCCTAAAAGTGCCATGAAGGCGCTTTTGCTGGTGGCTGCTCCTATGGTGTTGCGGGAAATTTTTAAAGATAAGAAGCAACCCATTGCTACGCAGTCGCATGGGACCGCTCCGGCAGCTGAACCCACTAGCACAGGGGGTGGTTTACTTGATCAATTACTGGGCGGCTTCGGTGGCGGTAGGAGTACGCACAATACCGCCGGTGGCTTGGGTTCCATGGCGTCGGTATTGAGCGGGAACCGCGGTTACCGTAGCACACGTGGATTGTTGGAAAGCGTGAT
- a CDS encoding T9SS type A sorting domain-containing protein yields the protein MKNAVKMWGMMSGIVGLILLNVGGAFAGGKSGQEPMLKVKATDQNTYRLTYATEQKGTVKVSIYDAEGRKLITDRISGLNAFSRNYDFSSLPEGEYLFKVEDDQSSREHLVMYSLPKEDVQMALKPAADQRYRLVVRSENVPPVRVYIYDRYNNLIQDDYIVSDASFSRVYDLSKLATKDVTFKVVANNSEAVFSSK from the coding sequence ATGAAAAACGCAGTAAAGATGTGGGGAATGATGTCGGGGATTGTAGGCCTCATTCTTCTAAACGTAGGTGGAGCTTTTGCAGGTGGTAAGTCTGGCCAGGAGCCAATGCTGAAGGTAAAAGCAACCGATCAGAATACGTATCGGCTTACTTACGCTACTGAGCAAAAAGGAACTGTCAAGGTTAGCATCTATGATGCCGAAGGCCGGAAGTTGATCACCGATCGCATTTCAGGTTTGAATGCCTTCAGCCGTAACTACGATTTCTCTTCTTTGCCCGAAGGCGAATACCTGTTCAAGGTAGAGGACGATCAGAGCAGCCGCGAGCATCTGGTAATGTACTCGCTTCCGAAAGAAGACGTGCAGATGGCACTTAAGCCAGCGGCCGACCAGCGGTATCGCTTGGTGGTGCGGAGCGAGAACGTGCCTCCGGTACGTGTGTACATCTATGATCGGTACAACAACCTGATCCAAGACGACTACATTGTATCGGATGCCAGCTTCAGCCGTGTCTATGACTTGTCGAAGTTAGCTACGAAAGATGTCACCTTTAAAGTGGTGGCTAACAACTCGGAAGCTGTTTTCTCGAGCAAGTAA
- the mpaA gene encoding murein tripeptide amidase MpaA, with translation MDSTQPLRPQSERGTFDLIPETYGRSVAGTALEVFLPPQKPIQYLLLAAHHGDEPETTVLLSTALRSILPAQLASAVVLAVNPDALARGTRGNLNGVDLNRNFPTKDWSPAPVHHRWHQDSDPRAVALSPGSAPLSEPENQALVALVKRLQPKMIVTFHAPLACVDDPADTPLGRLLSDMTGLPHVADVGYATPGSFGTWAQEQGQPLITFELGHESIRDQRTRLEPAVLALLRGEI, from the coding sequence ATGGATTCTACTCAACCTTTACGCCCTCAATCTGAGCGAGGTACGTTCGACCTAATCCCCGAGACGTATGGACGTAGTGTAGCGGGCACCGCATTAGAAGTTTTTCTACCGCCCCAGAAGCCTATTCAGTACCTGTTGCTGGCGGCCCACCACGGGGACGAGCCCGAAACCACCGTTTTGTTGTCTACTGCGCTCCGGTCCATTCTGCCAGCGCAACTGGCCAGTGCGGTTGTGCTGGCGGTCAACCCTGATGCCTTAGCCCGGGGCACGCGTGGTAACCTGAACGGCGTTGATCTGAACCGCAACTTCCCTACGAAAGACTGGTCGCCGGCACCAGTACACCATCGCTGGCACCAGGACAGCGATCCGCGGGCAGTGGCCCTTAGCCCGGGGTCGGCGCCTCTGTCCGAACCAGAAAACCAAGCGTTAGTAGCGCTGGTGAAGCGCCTTCAACCGAAAATGATCGTTACGTTTCATGCTCCACTGGCCTGCGTCGACGATCCGGCCGATACGCCTCTCGGGCGATTGCTGTCGGACATGACCGGGCTACCGCACGTAGCCGATGTGGGCTATGCCACGCCAGGCTCGTTTGGCACGTGGGCACAGGAACAAGGCCAGCCCCTTATTACGTTTGAACTGGGCCATGAGTCGATTCGCGACCAACGCACTCGGCTGGAGCCTGCGGTGTTGGCGTTGTTGCGCGGTGAAATCTGA
- a CDS encoding replication-associated recombination protein A codes for MFDIPVPPLAERMRPHSLADYLGQQHLLSPTAPLRRMIEAGSPPSMILWGPPGVGKTTLANVIAHSAKMPFQTLSAISAGVKEVREVIAQARGRKIMLFIDEIHRFNKAQQDALLGAVEKGAITLIGATTENPSFEVNSALLSRCQVFTLKPLSSEDLTALVTRALQEDEVLKEKSVELRETEALFRLSGGDARKLLNLLEQSVEAADLQGEKYIIDDALVMQVGQRKTVMYDKTGEQHYDIVSAFIKSIRGSDPNAALYYMARMIEGGEDVKFIARRLLILASEDIGNANPTAMILANNCFQAVNVIGYPEAEIILSQTAIYLATSPKSNASYVAIKQARQLVQQTGDAPVPLALRNAQTKLMKKEGYGVGYKYSHDYNGNFAEQEFLPDTLVGTKLYDPGNNPRENEMRTRLRAMWKEKYGY; via the coding sequence ATGTTTGATATTCCCGTTCCTCCGCTGGCCGAGCGAATGCGTCCCCATTCGCTCGCCGATTACTTAGGCCAACAGCACCTGCTCAGTCCCACCGCCCCCTTGCGACGGATGATTGAAGCGGGCAGCCCGCCTTCTATGATTTTGTGGGGACCGCCTGGCGTGGGAAAAACTACGCTGGCGAACGTCATTGCCCATTCGGCCAAAATGCCGTTCCAAACCCTGAGTGCCATCAGCGCGGGTGTGAAAGAAGTCCGAGAAGTGATTGCGCAGGCACGAGGGCGAAAAATCATGTTGTTCATTGACGAGATTCACCGCTTCAATAAAGCGCAGCAAGATGCACTGTTGGGTGCCGTGGAGAAGGGTGCGATTACCCTAATCGGCGCTACGACCGAAAACCCTTCGTTCGAAGTAAATTCAGCGTTGCTCTCTCGCTGTCAGGTCTTTACCCTCAAGCCGCTTTCGTCTGAGGATCTTACCGCGCTGGTGACCCGTGCGCTGCAAGAAGACGAAGTGCTGAAGGAAAAATCGGTTGAGTTGCGCGAGACCGAAGCCCTGTTCCGCTTGTCGGGTGGCGACGCACGCAAGCTGTTGAACTTGCTGGAACAATCGGTCGAGGCGGCCGACTTGCAAGGGGAGAAGTACATTATCGACGATGCACTGGTGATGCAGGTCGGTCAGCGCAAAACGGTGATGTACGACAAAACCGGAGAACAGCACTACGACATCGTTTCCGCGTTCATCAAATCGATTCGGGGGAGCGATCCCAACGCCGCGCTGTACTATATGGCACGGATGATCGAAGGCGGCGAAGACGTCAAGTTCATCGCCCGCCGTCTGCTCATTCTGGCGTCGGAAGACATCGGTAACGCCAATCCTACCGCCATGATTCTGGCGAACAACTGTTTTCAGGCGGTTAACGTCATTGGCTACCCGGAAGCGGAAATCATTTTGTCACAAACAGCCATCTATCTCGCCACCTCTCCCAAGAGCAACGCTTCGTACGTGGCCATCAAACAGGCGCGGCAGTTGGTGCAGCAAACGGGCGATGCTCCGGTGCCGCTGGCGCTTCGCAACGCGCAAACCAAACTGATGAAAAAAGAGGGCTATGGCGTCGGCTACAAGTACTCGCACGACTACAACGGAAATTTTGCTGAGCAAGAGTTTCTGCCCGACACGCTGGTGGGCACTAAACTGTATGACCCCGGAAACAATCCACGCGAGAACGAAATGCGCACGCGCCTGAGAGCGATGTGGAAAGAGAAATACGGCTACTGA
- a CDS encoding cation diffusion facilitator family transporter, which yields MILSFGISLLLMGIKFLAYHLTQSQAVLTDALESIINVMASGFAFYSVSLAAQPKDQNHPYGHGKIEFFSAGFEGALIIAAGIFMLVQGIQHLQAPPELQALPVGSGLLAFATLANAVLGYWLVREGKQMGSPTVSADGRHLLVDSLSSVVLLVGLGAILWTGWYWLDQVFTFLLLGVIFYNGYRLVRESVAGLMDEADDTTLQQLRDALQAARRSTWIDVHNMRVQKYGADLHIDCHLTLPYYLDLKTAHDEGKRFEEVLIGASSHRVEVFVHSDPCVYQCCPYCHVKNCAVRKHPQTVDIPWTIENLYRNEKHFSEMDAPVAYVRDDVTR from the coding sequence ATGATTTTGTCGTTCGGAATCAGTCTCCTGCTCATGGGCATCAAGTTTCTGGCGTATCATCTGACGCAATCGCAAGCGGTACTGACCGATGCGCTCGAATCAATCATCAACGTTATGGCCAGCGGTTTTGCGTTCTATAGCGTTTCGCTGGCAGCGCAGCCCAAAGACCAGAATCACCCCTACGGACACGGCAAAATCGAGTTCTTTTCGGCCGGATTTGAAGGCGCGCTCATCATTGCTGCCGGAATTTTTATGTTGGTGCAGGGCATCCAGCACCTGCAAGCGCCCCCGGAGTTACAGGCGTTGCCCGTAGGCTCCGGCCTGTTGGCGTTTGCTACCCTGGCCAACGCGGTGCTAGGCTACTGGCTGGTGCGTGAAGGAAAGCAAATGGGATCGCCGACCGTTTCGGCCGACGGACGTCACTTGCTGGTCGACAGCCTGAGCAGCGTGGTGCTGTTGGTAGGGCTGGGCGCCATTCTGTGGACAGGCTGGTACTGGCTCGATCAGGTCTTTACTTTTCTGTTGTTGGGTGTAATTTTCTACAACGGTTACCGCCTGGTGCGCGAATCGGTCGCCGGGCTGATGGACGAGGCCGACGATACTACGCTGCAACAACTACGAGACGCCTTACAGGCCGCACGACGTTCGACCTGGATTGATGTTCATAACATGCGCGTTCAGAAATACGGTGCTGATTTGCACATCGACTGCCACCTGACACTGCCGTATTACCTCGATTTAAAAACGGCCCACGACGAAGGGAAACGGTTTGAGGAAGTATTGATTGGGGCCTCTTCCCACCGCGTGGAAGTTTTTGTCCATTCCGATCCTTGTGTCTACCAATGCTGCCCTTACTGTCACGTAAAAAACTGCGCCGTCAGGAAACATCCCCAAACGGTAGACATTCCCTGGACCATCGAGAATCTTTATCGCAATGAGAAACATTTTTCGGAGATGGATGCTCCGGTTGCTTACGTCCGCGACGATGTAACCCGCTGA
- the recA gene encoding recombinase RecA: MANDPEKMKALQLTMERIDKIYGKGTIMKLSDERVVDVPAISTGSLGLDIALGIGGIPRGRITEIYGPESSGKTTLTMHCIAEAQKKGGIAAFVDAEHAFDKTYARKLGIDTENLLISQPDNGEQALEITEHLIRSGAIDIVVVDSVAALVPKGELEGEMGESKMGLQARLMSQALRKLTGAINKTGCSCVFINQLREKIGVMFGNPETTTGGNALKFYASVRLDIRRIGAIKESADNITGNRTRVKVVKNKVAPPFKVVEFDIMYGEGISKVGEIIDLGVEMEIIKKSGSWFSYGDSKLAQGRDAAKRTLLDNPELMEEIETKIRNKVSELTGDGFLEPEDDVLASINDVEEE, encoded by the coding sequence ATGGCAAATGATCCTGAAAAAATGAAGGCTCTCCAACTCACCATGGAGAGAATAGACAAGATTTACGGGAAGGGTACCATCATGAAACTCAGCGACGAGCGCGTCGTCGATGTGCCCGCTATTTCGACTGGTTCGCTGGGGTTGGATATCGCACTGGGCATTGGTGGTATTCCCCGCGGCAGGATCACCGAAATTTATGGCCCGGAATCGTCGGGTAAAACCACTTTGACAATGCACTGCATTGCCGAAGCTCAAAAGAAAGGCGGCATCGCGGCATTTGTCGACGCCGAACATGCTTTTGACAAAACCTATGCCCGCAAACTGGGAATCGATACCGAAAACCTGTTGATCTCGCAACCCGACAACGGTGAACAGGCGCTGGAAATCACGGAACACCTGATCCGTTCCGGTGCGATCGACATCGTGGTCGTTGACTCCGTAGCGGCACTGGTGCCAAAAGGTGAACTGGAAGGCGAGATGGGCGAAAGCAAAATGGGTTTGCAGGCCCGTCTGATGTCGCAGGCGCTGCGGAAGCTGACCGGTGCGATCAACAAAACGGGTTGTTCTTGTGTGTTCATCAACCAGCTGCGTGAAAAGATCGGCGTGATGTTTGGCAATCCGGAAACAACGACCGGTGGTAACGCCCTTAAATTCTACGCTTCTGTCCGTCTGGACATCCGTCGCATCGGTGCGATCAAAGAAAGCGCCGACAACATTACGGGAAACCGGACGCGCGTGAAGGTGGTGAAAAACAAAGTAGCACCTCCTTTCAAAGTGGTTGAGTTCGACATCATGTATGGTGAAGGCATCTCGAAAGTCGGGGAAATCATTGACCTGGGCGTAGAGATGGAAATCATCAAAAAGTCCGGCTCCTGGTTCTCGTATGGCGACAGCAAACTGGCGCAAGGACGTGATGCGGCCAAACGCACGTTGCTCGACAATCCGGAACTGATGGAAGAAATCGAAACGAAAATTCGTAACAAAGTGAGCGAGTTGACGGGCGATGGCTTCTTGGAGCCTGAAGACGATGTACTGGCTTCGATCAACGACGTAGAGGAGGAGTAA